Proteins found in one Coffea eugenioides isolate CCC68of chromosome 5, Ceug_1.0, whole genome shotgun sequence genomic segment:
- the LOC113770820 gene encoding style cell-cycle inhibitor 1-A, producing the protein MARDRKSKEEEEIVAKRKDKRKRTSWSSSPDAHHRQGDELKKHKKHASSGGEEEASKRRRREKKEKSKKSKRHHKSHHPKSSKPRHSSHAKEKKSGDKHADTRHKHAKFKHQELSSDDYFSKNNEFAAWLKEEKHLFFSDLSSESARDLFSEFVVRWNDSELEPRYYEGIATGPRTSHKWNIKK; encoded by the exons ATGGCTAGGGACAGAAAGagcaaggaggaggaggagattGTTGCTAAGAGGAAAGATAAACGCAAAAGAACAAGTTGGTCTTCATCCCCGGATGCACACCATCGACAAGGAG ATGAATTGAAAAAACACAAAAAGCACGCAAGTTCAGGAGGTGAAGAAGAAGCATccaagaggaggaggagggaaaagaaagagaagtcTAAAAAGTCCAAGCGCCACCACAAGTCTCATCATCCTAAATCCTCAAAGCCCCGCCATTCTTCTCATGCTAAAG AGAAGAAGTCTGGTGATAAGCATGCAGATACAAGACACAAGCATGCG AAATTTAAGCATCAAGAACTCTCCAGCGATGATTACTTTTCCAAGAATAATGAATTTGCTGCCTGGCTGAAGGAAGAAAAACATTTGTTTTTCTCTGATCTTTCATCAGAGTCCGCCCGAGATCTATTTTCGGAGTTTGTGGTACGATGGAACGACTCTGAGCTAGAGCCTCGTTACTATGAAGGCATTGCAACTGGTCCTCGGACATCCCATAAGTGGAATATTAAGAAGTAG